The Arthrobacter sp. NicSoilC5 genome has a window encoding:
- a CDS encoding LysR substrate-binding domain-containing protein, with protein MFEPAQLRSFLAVADTLSFTKAAERLGLAQPTISQHIRKLEAAAKRTLITRDTRDVRLTDNGDAMAGFARSILSAHDAAARYFSGSAMRGRLRFGTADDLAITGLPRILREFRQIYPQINLELTVGQSDQLYRKLNAGQLDLVFVKWVAGAKDGTVVQHDSFSWVGLEQTVMEPGTPVPLIAYPAPSLSRKLAIDALEANGRTWRITCTTRQISGVLAAVRAGIGVAVMPTSLVPEDLKIITRRFDLPAVGDVDFTLIRNPLANAEVIDALTQSIVGRTINRQT; from the coding sequence ATGTTCGAACCAGCACAGTTGCGCTCCTTCCTGGCGGTGGCGGACACCCTGAGCTTCACCAAGGCCGCTGAACGCCTGGGGCTGGCCCAGCCCACCATCAGCCAGCACATCCGCAAACTGGAGGCAGCCGCCAAGCGCACCCTGATCACCAGGGACACCCGCGACGTCAGGCTCACGGACAACGGCGATGCGATGGCCGGTTTCGCACGGAGCATCCTGTCCGCGCACGACGCCGCTGCCCGCTATTTCTCGGGGTCGGCCATGCGCGGACGGCTGCGGTTCGGCACCGCTGACGACCTCGCCATCACCGGGCTCCCCCGGATCCTGCGCGAGTTCCGGCAGATCTATCCGCAGATCAACCTCGAACTCACGGTGGGCCAAAGCGACCAGCTGTACCGAAAGCTCAACGCCGGCCAACTGGACCTGGTCTTCGTGAAATGGGTGGCCGGGGCCAAAGACGGCACCGTGGTCCAGCACGACTCGTTTTCCTGGGTGGGCCTGGAACAGACGGTGATGGAACCGGGAACCCCCGTGCCCCTGATCGCCTATCCGGCCCCCAGCCTCAGCCGAAAGTTGGCCATCGATGCGCTGGAGGCCAACGGCAGGACGTGGCGGATCACCTGCACCACCCGGCAGATCAGCGGTGTCCTGGCCGCGGTCAGGGCGGGCATCGGGGTTGCCGTCATGCCCACGTCGCTGGTGCCCGAAGACCTGAAGATCATCACCCGGCGCTTCGACCTTCCCGCCGTGGGGGACGTGGACTTCACCCTGATCCGCAATCCGCTGGCCAATGCTGAGGTGATCGACGCCCTCACCCAGTCGATTGTCGGCAGGACCATTAACCGCCAAACTTAA
- a CDS encoding MFS transporter, which yields MAPPPPSSASVSQPVIDAAGSAPPDNQTQPLPVVAERLPWKHTFISLKVPNFRIFAAGHFIAVIAIWMQRIAQDWLVLQLSGSVTAVGVTVALQFLPSLLLGPWGGMIADRFAKRKILILCQSMAAVLAATLATLALTGVIMVWHVYAIALVLGLVTVLDQPARQVFVNELVGPRYLRNAISVNSTTFQLGGLIGPAIAGLLLTAVGAGWAFAANAVACCSTVVMLLILRKDQLYVNAPTPKTKGMLREGLRYALSKPTIYWPWLMAGFISVFAMSLPVLLAAFADHVFKVGAGGYGLLNALVALGALSGAVASTRRRQLRLRSVVFCAGMYGLMLCLAVLAPSMVWFGVVMVLSGFWCLMFLTGSNQLVQVSSNMGIRGRVMSLYIMVLIGGQALGGPMLGWIAEHADPHVALLVSGGVPALAALTVAAILARKGGLTVRMDMKDHLPLRIVSRQARA from the coding sequence GTGGCACCGCCTCCGCCTTCGTCGGCTTCCGTCTCCCAACCAGTCATCGACGCAGCGGGTTCAGCGCCGCCGGACAACCAGACCCAGCCGCTGCCCGTCGTGGCGGAGCGGCTCCCTTGGAAGCACACCTTCATCTCGCTGAAGGTGCCCAACTTCCGGATCTTCGCCGCCGGCCACTTCATCGCGGTCATTGCCATCTGGATGCAGCGGATTGCGCAGGACTGGCTGGTACTCCAGCTCTCCGGCTCCGTGACGGCCGTCGGCGTGACCGTGGCGCTGCAGTTCCTGCCGTCCCTGCTGCTGGGTCCCTGGGGCGGCATGATCGCCGACAGATTCGCCAAGCGGAAGATCCTCATCCTGTGCCAAAGCATGGCTGCGGTCCTGGCTGCAACGCTGGCCACGCTTGCCCTCACCGGCGTCATCATGGTGTGGCACGTCTACGCCATCGCCCTGGTCCTGGGCCTGGTGACGGTCCTTGACCAGCCCGCACGCCAGGTGTTCGTTAATGAGCTGGTTGGTCCCCGGTACCTGCGGAACGCCATCAGCGTGAACTCCACGACGTTCCAGTTGGGCGGCCTGATCGGTCCCGCCATTGCCGGCCTGCTCCTGACGGCGGTCGGTGCCGGCTGGGCTTTCGCGGCCAACGCCGTTGCCTGCTGCTCCACGGTGGTGATGCTGCTGATCCTCCGGAAAGACCAGCTGTACGTCAACGCTCCCACCCCCAAGACCAAGGGAATGCTCCGGGAGGGGCTCCGCTATGCCTTGAGCAAGCCCACCATCTATTGGCCGTGGCTGATGGCCGGCTTCATCTCTGTTTTTGCCATGAGCCTGCCGGTGCTCCTGGCCGCCTTCGCGGACCACGTATTCAAGGTAGGCGCCGGCGGCTACGGGCTCCTGAACGCGCTGGTGGCACTGGGCGCGTTGTCCGGCGCCGTGGCGTCCACCCGCCGCCGGCAACTGCGGCTGCGGTCAGTGGTGTTCTGCGCCGGAATGTATGGCCTGATGCTCTGCCTGGCCGTCCTCGCCCCCTCCATGGTCTGGTTTGGGGTGGTCATGGTGCTGTCCGGCTTCTGGTGCCTCATGTTCCTCACCGGGTCCAACCAGCTGGTGCAGGTCAGCTCCAACATGGGGATCCGCGGCCGGGTGATGAGCCTGTACATCATGGTGCTCATCGGCGGCCAGGCGCTGGGCGGGCCCATGCTGGGGTGGATCGCCGAACACGCCGATCCGCATGTGGCCCTGCTGGTATCCGGGGGTGTCCCGGCACTGGCGGCACTGACCGTGGCCGCCATCCTGGCACGGAAAGGTGGCCTGACGGTCAGGATGGACATGAAGGACCACCTGCCGTTGAGAATCGTCAGCAGGCAGGCAAGAGCCTAG
- a CDS encoding SRPBCC family protein, which yields MAIAEHEVLIERDAMAVYQYLLDATNLPAWRSDVRSVKLVQGPAEAKGAVYRKMVAGRSGLSIPAELEITNVRPGAEIQFHVVFGPATRWGGYYLSSEDAGTRVRFAVEAKREGRFGFLSRWTFFNGMLQRRVSSDVAQLDRLKNVLELQPAL from the coding sequence ATGGCAATCGCAGAGCACGAGGTCCTCATAGAACGCGACGCCATGGCCGTGTACCAGTACCTCCTTGATGCCACCAATCTTCCCGCCTGGCGCAGCGACGTCCGCAGCGTGAAGCTGGTACAGGGCCCGGCCGAAGCCAAGGGCGCCGTGTACCGGAAGATGGTCGCGGGACGCTCCGGGCTGAGCATCCCCGCGGAGCTGGAGATCACCAATGTGCGGCCCGGAGCTGAAATCCAGTTCCACGTGGTGTTCGGCCCTGCGACCCGCTGGGGCGGCTATTACCTCAGCAGCGAAGACGCCGGCACCAGGGTCCGGTTTGCCGTGGAAGCCAAACGCGAGGGACGGTTCGGATTCCTCAGCAGGTGGACCTTCTTTAACGGGATGCTCCAGCGCCGGGTCAGTTCCGACGTGGCCCAGCTGGACCGGCTGAAAAACGTGCTGGAGCTCCAGCCGGCCCTCTGA
- a CDS encoding CAP domain-containing protein, translating into MAPSFLGVLCALALVSSSASAPPVPVPLHQAGAASISLAAPLVRGAGMTSKDDGSAGSLTPAVDPDIRAASPVPEATPAPAPTSTPAAAPSTVAVQPATETAPPPAPASPSTEAAPQTVSIPPLWAPDQELASPSTPPAAADPAATRTSTQALVPDSNSSAILTLFTKINEYRVANGLNKVKYHPTVAGLSQEWSDNIATREVIEHRASFWTDPRAMSPNNGAGEIIAIRTDRDAAQLVEWWKGSPGHNAMLLDPRFNVMGAGVSYTNSTYQIWGVVNFFGYTTLPAGTLDSPGGASSGGSLPAPPPSLCDAPVKHMPPTLNLAAAAITGPADLVSVDSAGQLLDRASTGPRTYAAARVIGAGFSGAKEVFVTDWDRDGTFDVLTQWASGNLTLHRGIASGGFQAPITLGVGGWDTLTLAVGGWCVHNRMPQILALDGAGNLYLYGNKGTGDIAERVTVATGVYASRLSMVDYDGDGFQDILGLGADGTVQLYRGLGSTALRAETRATVATGWTDVSGIRALLNVTGLNSRGVAIRRANDTVQYWDLGSGSLASPSTIAGPWAGQRLAQ; encoded by the coding sequence GTGGCACCGTCTTTTCTTGGCGTGCTCTGTGCGTTGGCGCTGGTCTCGTCGTCCGCGTCCGCACCTCCCGTGCCCGTGCCCCTTCACCAGGCGGGAGCAGCGAGCATCTCACTTGCAGCGCCCCTGGTGCGCGGCGCCGGCATGACCAGTAAGGACGACGGCTCCGCCGGCAGCCTCACCCCTGCCGTCGACCCGGATATCCGGGCTGCCTCGCCCGTGCCGGAGGCCACCCCTGCACCCGCCCCCACGTCCACGCCCGCGGCAGCTCCTTCCACAGTGGCGGTCCAGCCCGCAACGGAAACGGCACCACCACCGGCCCCGGCTTCACCATCCACCGAAGCCGCACCCCAGACCGTTTCCATCCCGCCGCTCTGGGCACCGGACCAGGAACTGGCATCGCCGTCCACCCCACCCGCGGCTGCCGACCCTGCCGCCACACGTACGTCAACGCAAGCCCTGGTCCCGGACAGCAACTCCTCCGCCATCCTTACCCTCTTCACCAAGATCAACGAGTACCGCGTGGCCAACGGCCTGAACAAGGTGAAGTACCACCCCACCGTGGCCGGGTTGTCGCAGGAGTGGTCGGACAACATTGCCACCCGTGAGGTCATCGAGCACCGGGCCAGTTTCTGGACCGACCCCCGCGCGATGAGCCCCAACAACGGCGCCGGTGAGATCATCGCCATCCGCACCGACCGGGACGCAGCCCAGCTCGTGGAATGGTGGAAGGGATCACCCGGCCACAACGCCATGCTCCTGGACCCGCGCTTCAACGTGATGGGCGCAGGGGTCTCCTACACCAACTCCACCTACCAGATCTGGGGTGTGGTGAACTTCTTCGGCTACACCACACTGCCGGCGGGCACCCTCGATTCACCCGGCGGTGCTTCATCGGGAGGATCGCTCCCGGCACCGCCGCCAAGTCTTTGCGACGCACCCGTCAAGCACATGCCGCCCACCCTCAACCTCGCCGCTGCGGCAATCACCGGTCCGGCCGACCTCGTGTCTGTCGACTCCGCGGGACAGCTGCTGGACCGCGCCTCCACCGGGCCCCGCACCTACGCCGCGGCCAGGGTAATCGGCGCAGGCTTTAGCGGAGCCAAGGAAGTCTTCGTCACCGACTGGGACCGCGATGGCACTTTCGACGTCCTGACCCAGTGGGCCAGTGGCAACCTGACCCTGCACCGGGGCATCGCGAGTGGTGGGTTCCAGGCGCCCATCACCCTTGGCGTCGGCGGTTGGGACACCTTGACCCTGGCGGTGGGAGGCTGGTGCGTCCACAACCGGATGCCGCAGATCCTGGCCTTGGACGGTGCCGGAAACCTGTACCTTTACGGCAACAAGGGCACCGGTGATATTGCTGAGCGCGTCACGGTTGCCACGGGTGTCTACGCATCCAGGCTGTCCATGGTGGACTACGACGGCGACGGCTTCCAGGACATCTTGGGGCTGGGGGCCGACGGCACCGTGCAGCTCTACCGCGGACTGGGCAGCACCGCGCTCCGCGCAGAAACGCGGGCCACCGTCGCCACCGGCTGGACGGACGTCTCGGGAATCCGGGCGCTGCTGAACGTCACCGGACTGAACTCCAGGGGTGTTGCGATCCGCCGGGCCAACGACACCGTGCAGTACTGGGACCTGGGCTCCGGAAGCCTCGCATCGCCGTCGACCATTGCCGGCCCATGGGCCGGGCAGCGGCTGGCGCAGTGA
- the dcd gene encoding dCTP deaminase: protein MLISDRDIRAEIDSQRIVLEPFDPAMVQPSSVDVRIDKFFRLFDNHKYAHIDPAQEQPELTRLVEVEQDEAFILHPGEFVLGSTYETVTLPDDIAARLEGKSSLGRLGLLTHSTAGFIDPGFSGHVTLELSNMATLPIKLWPGMKIGQLCFFRLSSAAEFPYGQGEYGNRYQGQRGPTASRSHLNFHRTSI from the coding sequence GTGCTGATCTCTGACCGCGACATTCGTGCCGAAATTGATTCCCAGCGGATCGTGCTGGAACCGTTCGATCCGGCGATGGTCCAGCCGTCGTCCGTGGATGTCCGGATCGACAAATTCTTCAGGTTGTTCGACAACCACAAGTACGCGCACATCGATCCCGCGCAGGAGCAGCCCGAGCTGACCCGGCTGGTGGAAGTGGAGCAGGACGAGGCCTTTATCCTGCACCCGGGCGAGTTCGTCCTGGGGTCGACCTACGAGACCGTGACGCTGCCCGATGACATTGCGGCCCGGCTGGAAGGCAAGTCATCCCTGGGCCGCCTTGGCCTGCTGACGCACTCCACCGCAGGCTTCATCGACCCCGGTTTTTCCGGCCACGTCACTCTCGAACTGTCCAACATGGCCACCCTGCCCATCAAGCTGTGGCCGGGCATGAAGATCGGCCAGCTCTGCTTCTTCCGGCTGAGCTCGGCCGCGGAGTTCCCGTACGGCCAGGGGGAGTACGGCAACCGGTACCAGGGCCAGCGCGGTCCCACCGCCAGCCGCAGCCACCTGAATTTCCACCGCACCAGTATCTAG
- a CDS encoding bifunctional proline dehydrogenase/L-glutamate gamma-semialdehyde dehydrogenase yields MTHVAMEPAVAKAATPQTVDVDVPQAKALADEAVALVRRWLTEAAKVPVDASAEQLAGVLKDPNGLDFTVGFVDGVVRPEDLNVAARNLAKLAPKVPAFLPWYMRSAVALGGTVAPVLPQVVIPVARKVLREMVGHLIVDATDAKLGPAIAKIKKDGIKLNVNLLGEAVLGEHEASRRLEGTHTLLARPDVDYVSIKVSSTVAPHSAWAFDEAVEHVVEKLTPLFQRAASYSASGQKNKFINLDMEEYKDLDMTIAVFTRILDKPEFQDLEAGIVLQAYLPDALSAMIRLQDWAAERRANGGAGIKVRVVKGANLPMEQVEASLHDWPLATWGSKQDSDTSYKSVINYALHPERIKNIRIGVAGHNLFDIAFAWLLAKQRGVESGIEFEMLLGMAQGQAEAVKKDVGSLLLYTPVVHPSEFDVAIAYLIRRLEEGASQENFMSAVFELSENEGLFEREKQRFLSSLEALDNTVPLPNRRQDRNLPPEAMPHTGFRNTPDTDPALPANRTWGRGILERVPSSTLGDASVKAAFINDEDTLNSAIANAVEKGKAWGELSGNERADILHRAGEILEARRADLLEVMASETGKTIDQGDPEVSEAVDFAHYYAESARKLDTVDGATFVPAKLTVVTPPWNFPVAIPAGSTLAALAAGSAVVIKPAKQAARSGAVMVEALWEAGVPKGVLTMVQLGERELGTQLISHPAVDRVILTGGYETAELFRSFRKDLPLLAETSGKNAIIVTPSADLDLAAKDVAYSAFGHAGQKCSAASLVILVGSVATSKRFHNQLIDAVTSLKVGYPQDPTSQMGPIIEPANGKLLNALTTLGEGESWAVEPAKLDETGRLWSPGVRYGVKGGSYFHLTEFFGPVLGVMTADTLEEAIAIQNQIEYGLTAGLHSLNSEELGIWLDTIQAGNLYINRGITGAIVQRQPFGGWKKSAVGAGTKAGGPNYLAGLGDWLPAEASATAPVANAAVRRILNAAGPALAPAELESVQRALASDAEAWAEEFGTAKDVSGLGAERNIFRYRSLPVTIRLSEGAPLAHLVRTVAAGVLAGSAVTLSTAVELPAQLRSVLTAQDIDVTVESDAGWLVSAGHLAAAGKLSGARIRLIGGDASALAEATGGRPDLAIYAHPVTEAGRVELLPFLHEQAVSITAHRFGTPNHLSDALI; encoded by the coding sequence ATGACCCACGTTGCAATGGAACCGGCAGTCGCCAAGGCGGCCACCCCGCAGACCGTCGACGTCGACGTCCCCCAGGCCAAGGCCCTCGCCGATGAAGCGGTCGCCCTGGTCCGGCGCTGGCTCACCGAGGCCGCCAAGGTTCCGGTGGACGCCTCCGCGGAGCAGTTGGCCGGCGTCCTCAAGGACCCCAACGGCCTGGACTTTACGGTGGGCTTCGTGGACGGCGTGGTCCGTCCCGAGGACCTCAACGTCGCCGCCCGCAACCTCGCGAAACTGGCCCCCAAGGTTCCTGCCTTCCTGCCCTGGTACATGCGCAGCGCCGTGGCACTGGGCGGCACCGTGGCCCCCGTCCTGCCGCAGGTGGTCATCCCCGTGGCCCGCAAGGTCCTGCGCGAAATGGTGGGCCACCTGATCGTTGATGCCACCGACGCCAAGCTGGGCCCGGCCATCGCCAAGATCAAGAAGGACGGCATTAAGCTCAACGTCAACCTCCTGGGCGAGGCAGTCCTCGGCGAGCACGAGGCATCCCGCCGCCTCGAAGGCACGCACACGCTGCTGGCCCGCCCCGACGTCGACTACGTTTCCATCAAGGTCTCCTCCACCGTGGCCCCGCACTCCGCCTGGGCCTTCGATGAAGCCGTGGAACACGTCGTCGAAAAGCTCACGCCGCTCTTCCAGCGTGCCGCTTCCTATTCCGCCAGCGGGCAGAAGAACAAGTTCATCAACCTGGACATGGAGGAATACAAGGACCTGGACATGACCATCGCGGTCTTCACCCGGATCCTGGACAAGCCTGAGTTCCAGGACCTCGAGGCCGGCATCGTGCTCCAGGCCTACCTTCCGGATGCGCTGTCTGCCATGATCCGGCTGCAGGACTGGGCCGCAGAGCGCCGCGCCAACGGCGGCGCCGGCATCAAGGTCCGCGTGGTCAAGGGCGCCAACCTGCCCATGGAGCAGGTGGAAGCCTCGCTGCACGACTGGCCGCTGGCCACCTGGGGATCCAAGCAGGACTCCGACACCAGCTACAAGAGCGTCATCAACTACGCGCTGCACCCCGAACGGATCAAGAACATCCGGATCGGCGTGGCCGGCCACAACCTGTTCGACATTGCCTTCGCCTGGCTCCTGGCCAAGCAGCGCGGTGTGGAGTCCGGCATCGAATTCGAGATGCTGCTGGGCATGGCGCAGGGCCAGGCCGAGGCCGTCAAGAAGGACGTCGGCTCGCTGCTGCTCTACACGCCGGTGGTGCACCCGTCCGAGTTCGACGTCGCCATCGCCTACCTGATCCGCCGCCTGGAAGAGGGCGCCAGCCAGGAAAACTTCATGTCGGCGGTCTTCGAGCTCAGCGAAAACGAAGGACTGTTCGAGCGCGAGAAGCAGCGTTTCCTCTCCTCGCTGGAGGCCTTGGACAACACCGTCCCGCTGCCCAACCGCCGGCAGGACCGGAACCTTCCCCCGGAGGCCATGCCGCACACCGGGTTCCGGAACACCCCGGACACCGATCCCGCACTGCCGGCCAACCGCACCTGGGGCCGGGGCATCCTTGAACGCGTCCCGTCCTCCACGCTGGGCGACGCATCGGTGAAGGCTGCCTTCATTAATGACGAGGACACCCTCAACTCGGCCATTGCCAACGCCGTGGAGAAGGGCAAGGCCTGGGGCGAACTTTCCGGCAACGAGCGCGCAGACATCCTGCACCGCGCCGGTGAGATCCTGGAAGCCCGCCGCGCCGATCTGCTCGAGGTCATGGCCAGCGAGACCGGCAAGACCATCGACCAGGGCGACCCCGAGGTCAGCGAGGCCGTGGACTTCGCCCACTACTACGCCGAATCGGCGCGCAAGCTGGACACGGTCGACGGCGCCACATTCGTCCCAGCCAAGCTCACCGTTGTCACCCCGCCCTGGAACTTCCCGGTCGCCATCCCGGCAGGGTCCACGCTTGCGGCACTTGCCGCCGGCTCCGCCGTCGTCATCAAGCCCGCCAAGCAGGCCGCCCGCAGCGGTGCCGTCATGGTGGAGGCCCTGTGGGAGGCCGGCGTGCCCAAGGGTGTCCTGACCATGGTCCAGCTGGGGGAGCGGGAACTCGGCACCCAGCTCATCAGCCACCCTGCCGTGGACCGCGTGATTCTCACCGGCGGCTACGAAACCGCCGAGCTGTTCCGGTCCTTCCGCAAGGACCTGCCGCTGCTGGCCGAAACCAGCGGCAAGAACGCCATCATCGTCACCCCCAGCGCCGACCTGGACCTCGCTGCCAAGGACGTGGCCTACTCCGCGTTCGGCCACGCCGGCCAGAAGTGCTCCGCTGCCTCGCTGGTGATCCTGGTGGGCTCCGTGGCCACGTCCAAGCGGTTCCACAACCAGCTGATTGACGCCGTCACCTCCCTGAAGGTGGGCTACCCGCAGGATCCCACCAGCCAGATGGGTCCCATCATCGAACCCGCCAACGGCAAGCTCCTCAACGCCCTCACCACGCTGGGGGAGGGCGAGAGCTGGGCCGTTGAACCCGCGAAGCTGGACGAGACCGGCCGGCTGTGGAGCCCGGGCGTGCGCTACGGGGTCAAGGGCGGCTCCTACTTCCACCTGACCGAGTTCTTCGGCCCGGTCCTGGGCGTGATGACCGCTGACACCCTGGAAGAAGCCATCGCCATCCAGAACCAGATTGAATACGGACTCACGGCAGGCCTGCACTCCCTCAACTCCGAGGAACTGGGCATCTGGCTGGACACCATCCAGGCCGGCAACCTCTACATCAACCGCGGCATCACCGGCGCCATCGTCCAGCGCCAGCCCTTTGGCGGCTGGAAGAAGTCGGCGGTCGGCGCCGGCACCAAGGCCGGTGGACCCAACTACCTGGCCGGCCTCGGCGACTGGCTCCCCGCGGAGGCATCCGCCACGGCTCCGGTAGCCAACGCGGCCGTCCGCCGCATCCTCAACGCAGCAGGCCCCGCCCTTGCGCCGGCGGAACTCGAGTCCGTCCAGCGGGCCCTGGCATCCGACGCCGAAGCATGGGCTGAAGAGTTCGGCACCGCCAAGGACGTCTCCGGGCTGGGCGCCGAGCGGAACATCTTCCGCTACCGCAGCCTGCCGGTCACCATCCGCCTTTCCGAAGGTGCGCCGCTGGCGCACCTGGTCCGGACTGTGGCGGCCGGTGTGCTGGCGGGTTCGGCCGTCACGCTGTCCACCGCCGTCGAACTTCCCGCCCAGCTGCGCTCCGTGCTCACCGCACAGGACATCGACGTGACGGTGGAGTCCGACGCCGGCTGGCTGGTTTCCGCCGGACACCTCGCCGCCGCGGGCAAGCTGTCCGGCGCCCGCATCCGCCTGATCGGGGGCGACGCCTCGGCGCTGGCCGAAGCCACCGGCGGCAGGCCCGACCTGGCCATCTACGCCCACCCCGTCACGGAGGCCGGCCGCGTGGAGCTGCTGCCCTTCCTGCACGAGCAGGCCGTCAGCATCACCGCCCACCGGTTCGGCACCCCGAACCATCTGTCGGATGCCCTGATCTAG